One Peromyscus leucopus breed LL Stock chromosome 2, UCI_PerLeu_2.1, whole genome shotgun sequence DNA window includes the following coding sequences:
- the LOC114700844 gene encoding 40S ribosomal protein S15a-like, with the protein MVRKNALADALKSISDAEKRGKSQVLIRPCSKVIVWFLTVMMKHGYTGEFEIIDEHRAGKIIVNLTGRWNKCGVISPRFDVQLKDLEKWQNSLLPSCWFGFIVLTTSAGIMDHEEAR; encoded by the coding sequence ATGGTGCGTAAGAATGCCCTGGCTGATGCCCTCAAGAGCATCAGCGATGCTGAGAAGAGAGGCAAAAGCCAGGTCCTCATCAGGCCCTGCTCCAAAGTCATTGTTTGGTTCTTAACTGTGATGATGAAGCATGGTTACACTGGTGAGTTTGAAATCATTGATGAGCACAGAGCTGGGAAAATCATCGTGAACCTCACAGGCAGATGGAACAAGTGTGGAGTGATAAGCCCTAGATTTGATGTGCAACTCAAAGACCTAGAAAAATGGCAGAACAGTCTGCTCCCATCATGTTGGTTTGGCTTCATTGTACTGACAACCTCAGCTGGCATCATGGACCatgaagaagcaagatga